A genomic segment from Spinacia oleracea cultivar Varoflay chromosome 3, BTI_SOV_V1, whole genome shotgun sequence encodes:
- the LOC110790296 gene encoding U-box domain-containing protein 26-like, translating into MREIGMSIPELFRCPISLEMFSDPVTLSTGQTYDRPCIQKWLGAGNLTCPVTMQKLQDSSMVPNHTLKHLIDQWVFKGNLHYHQLNHDFSKVGSSKNVSFSSLKDTLQSKGSSLEQRLQVLEQVRLFSEDLPRKNEGLIQMGFFSLMLGMIFGAKITQELMNLVEKSLICALKLMPFSNLGDLNMLMEEESKFENFKVLLQQGSCMVKIALCSIIEKVFLQQSLAIIKELATKIGNDSKILKGMVVYIDDHQHNPDLAEAGIKAILTLSSSQEPAYRENLVKEGVVHSLVTYILEVEDKELAPKATKALELVLVLESGKEAFLVNEVLNCGVKALIKMVFRVSGDDQGSESAVNCLMILCCESMEVRDKSISGGVLTQLLFLLQSQCCVRAKNRARMLLKLLRSMCAKDPIHV; encoded by the coding sequence ATGAGAGAGATTGGAATGTCAATCCCAGAATTGTTCAGATGTCCAATAAGCCTAGAAATGTTCAGTGATCCTGTGACACTTAGCACAGGACAAACTTATGACAGGCCATGTATTCAGAAATGGCTTGGTGCTGGAAATCTCACATGTCCTGTTACAATGCAGAAGCTTCAAGATTCATCAATGGTGCCTAATCACACCCTTAAACATCTAATTGATCAATGGGTTTTCAAGGGTAATCTTCATTATCATCAACTTAATCATGATTTTTCCAAAGTGGGTTCTTCAAAAAATGTTTCCTTTTCTTCATTGAAGGATACCCTTCAATCTAAGGGTTCATCTTTGGAGCAGAGATTACAAGTTTTAGAGCAAGTAAGATTGTTTTCAGAAGATTTGCCTAggaaaaatgagggtttaatCCAAATGGGTTTCTTCTCATTGATGTTGGGGATGATTTTTGGTGCAAAAATTACCCAAGAACTTATGAATTTGGTGGAGAAATCACTTATTTGTGCCCTAAAATTGATGCCCTTTTCAAATTTGGGGGATTTGAATATGCTCAtggaagaagaatccaagtttGAAAATTTCAAAGTTTTACTCCAACAAGGAAGTTGTATGGTCAAAATTGCTTTGTGCAGCATAATAGAGAAAGTTTTCCTACAACAATCTCTAGCAATTATAAAAGAGTTAGCTACCAAGATTGGCAATGATAGCAAAATACTCAAAGGTATGGTTGTATACATTGATGATCATCAACATAATCCCGACCTCGCCGAGGCCGGGATTAAGGCCATATTAACCTTATCATCATCACAAGAACCGGCATACCGAGAAAACTTGGTAAAAGAAGGGGTGGTTCATTCATTAGTGACATACATTTTGGAGGTGGAGGACAAGGAGTTGGCACCAAAGGCAACAAAAGCGCTTGAATTAGTGCTTGTTTTGGAAAGTGGTAAAGAAGCATTTTTGGTAAATGAGGTGCTAAATTGTGGTGTTAAGGCACTAATTAAGATGGTATTTAGAGTATCAGGAGATGATCAAGGGAGTGAAAGTGCAGTTAATTGTCTAATGATATTGTGTTGTGAATCAATGGAGGTTAGAGATAAGTCCATTTCTGGTGGGGTTTTGACACAATTGCTGTTTTTGCTGCAAAGTCAGTGTTGTGTTCGGGCCAAGAACCGGGCCAGGATGCTGTTAAAGCTGCTTAGATCCATGTGTGCTAAGGACCCAATACATGTGTAG